A region of the Gallaecimonas mangrovi genome:
ATTATTGATAATGGCTTGAAAATGGACCAAGGCGTCCCCAATTTTCTTTCAAGCCCTTTTAAGGAGGCCTCATGTTCGGCCGACTCTTTCTGCTTTTTCTGATAGTGCCTTTTATCGAGATCACCTTATTGATCAAGCTAGGCGGCATTATCGGTGTGGTACCCACCGTCGCTCTGATGATCATTACCGCCGTGGTGGGGGCCAAGTTGGTACGCCAGGCCGGTTTTGCCACCTGGACCCAAGCCCAGCAGCGCATGGCCAATGGCGAAATGCCCGGCCAGCAAATTTGTGAAGGTTTGGTGTTATTGATTGCCGGCGTCTTGTTGATGACCCCGGGCCTACTGACTGATATCGCCGGTATCGTGCTGCTGCTGCCTAATGTGCGGCGAAAGTTGGCGGCGCAATTAGGCAAACGCATGGTGGTGCAAACCGTGGGTGGCGCCCAGGGCCCATTTAATGGTGGCGGCCAAGAGCCGCCACATTACCGCCAGAACCACACCATTGATGGTGAGTTTGAGCGTAAAGACTAAAAAATTTTCATCGCCCTCTTGGAAAGCCTGTAAAGGCGCCCCATATAGGGAGCAACAACGATTTGGGCCATGACGGCCCCTTTATATAAAACGTTCAGACTTAAACGTTTAGGAGACTTTCAGATGAAACTGCGTCCGTTACATGACCGCGTCATCGTCAAGCGCATTGAAGTTGAAGCCAAATCCGCTGGCGGTATCGTACTGACTGGCTCTGCTGCTGAAAAATCTACTCGCGGCGAAGTGCTGGCAGTAGGTCAGGGCCGAGTACTGGATAACGGGGAAGTAAAACCCCTGGATGTGAAAGTAGGCGACAAGGTTATTTTCAACGATGGCTACGGTGTTAAAGCCGAGAAGCTCGACGGCGAAGAAGTGCTGATCATGAGCGAAGCCGACATCCTGGCGATTGTCGAAGGTTAATCAACCGGTTCAACCCGTTTTTTAGAGGATTTAGAAAATGGCAGCAAAAGACGTCAAATTTGGTAATGACGCCCGCACCAAAATGCTCAAGGGTGTAAACATCCTGGCTGACGCGGTAAAAGTTACACTCGGCCCTAAAGGCCGCAACGTGGTTCTGGACAAGTCGTTCGGTGCCCCTCTTATCACCAAAGACGGTGTGTCTGTCGCCAAAGAAATCGAGCTTGAAGACAAGTTCGAAAACATGGGCGCGCAAATGGTTAAGGAAGTTGCTTCCAAAGCCAATGACGAAGCCGGTGACGGTACCACCACTGCCACCGTACTGGCGCAAGCCATTGTTAACGAAGGCCTCAAAGCCGTTGCCGCTGGCATGAACCCTATGGACTTGAAACGCGGTATCGACAAAGCCGTTATCAAAGCCGTAGAAGAACTCAAAGCCCTGTCTGTGCCTTGCTCTGACTCCAAAGCCATTGCCCAGGTAGGTACTATCTCTGCTAACGCCGATGAAACCATCGGTAACATCCTGGCCGAAGCCATGGATAAAGTGGGCAAAGAAGGCGTTATCACCGTTGAAGAAGGCCAAGGCCTGCAAGACGAGCTGGACGTTGTTGAAGGCATGCAGTTTGACCGCGGTTACCTGTCTCCTTACTTCATCAACAACCCTGACAACGGCAGCGTAGAGCTGGACAGTCCCTTCATTCTGTTGGTTGACAAAAAAATCTCCAACATCCGTGAAATGCTGCCAACCCTCGAAGGCGTTGCCAAGTCTGGCAAACCGCTGCTGGTTATCGCCGAAGACGTAGAAGGCGAAGCCCTGGCTACCTTGGTTGTTAACACCATGCGCGGCATCGTTAAAGTTGCTGCGGTTAAAGCCCCAGGCTTTGGCGACCGTCGTAAAGCCATGCTGCAAGACATCGCTATTTTGACCGGTGGTACCGTTATCTCTGAAGAGATTGGTATGGAACTGGAAAAAGCCGGCCTTGAAGAGCTGGGCCAAGCCAAGCGTGTGGTTATCACCAAAGACGAAACTACTATCATCGACGGTATTGGTGAAGCGGCTGCTATCGACGCTCGCGTTAAGCAAATCCGTGCCCAAATCGAAGAATCTTCTTCTGATTACGACAAAGAAAAACTGCAAGAGCGCGTAGCCAAACTGGCTGGCGGTGTTGCCGTTATCAAAGTCGGTGCCGCTACCGAAGTGGAAATGAAAGAGAAGAAAGCCCGCGTTGAAGATGCCCTGCACGCTACCCGCGCTGCTGTGGAAGAAGGCGTAGTACCTGGTGGTGGTGTTGCCCTGGTGCGTGTTGCTTCTAAAGTAACCGACCTGACCGGTGACAACGAAGACCAAAACCACGGTATTAAAATCGCCCTGCGTGCGATGGAAGCGCCGCTGCGCCAAATCGTCTCTAACGCGGGTGGTGAAGCCTCTGTTATCGCTGCCAAAATCAAAGAAGGCACCGCCAACTTTGGTTACAACGCCGGTAACGATACCTACGGCGACATGCTGGAAATGGGCATCCTTGACCCAACCAAAGTTACCCGTAGCGCCCTGCAGTTTGCCTCTTCTGTGGCCGGTCTGATGATCACCACCGAAGCCATGGTTACTGACAAGCCAGCGAAAAATGACGCCCCTGCCGCAGCCCCAGATATGGGCGGCATGGGTGGTATGGGCGGCATGATGTAAATCACCCCCGTGCAAAAAACCCCGCTTCGGCGGGGTTTTTTATTGTTTATTAGTCGAGGCGCTAATCTGCTACAGGCTTATACCCCTTATATTTTTTGCTATAAAAAGCCTTTAAGGTCAAAAAAATGGCAAAAAATATAAAGGCAAATTAGTAAGTGTGTTAATTTTCACTGCCTTCTGTAGTTAAAGGAATGATGTAGTGAAAAGGGAAGTATTTCTGTTGGCTTTAACGCTTTTTCTTAGTGCTTGTGGTGGTGGTGGTGATTCGGCTACTTCTGGCTCAGCTGACACCGGTGCCTCAGGTGATTCATCCAGTGATACCGGTGACTCGGGGGATACAACTACAACCGGTAAGCCACTTATTCTCGATACCCTTATTCAAGGTGCCTGCTATAACAGAACTGCTTTTAGCGGCGCGACTGTCGTTGCGCAAGACAGCACCGGCGCCGTGATAGAGCAGTATCAAACCGACAGTGATGGCCACCTTGATGTTACTGTTCCTGATGAAACAAGCAGCGTTTCGGTTGTTATGTCCACTGAGTCCGACGGAAACACCTCACTTAATATCAAAACCTATCTGGACTTTCCCGGTGGCGATCTAGGTAATTTTATTGTCTCTGAATATGACCCTGGTGCTGACTGCGGTTGTAGTAGTTATGGTTTTGATATTCAGAGCTTATTGACCAACGATGCAGGGGCTACCTTAAAGCTCGGCGCAACCGCTATTGCCTTGGTTTCAGGTCAAAGCAGTACTGTTACTGTGGAGCATTGTGCCGACGAAGGTGATGACTTTGATATGCAACTCATTGCTGCTGATGGTACTAGCGCCAAGGCGGCGGTCATAGATATCAGTAAGGTAAATTCAGTCACAACCCTAACTGACAGTAGCTTTGACGCGACAGGTTTGGCAGTCGACATTGATAATAGCGATGAGAATGTGACTTACGAAGCTAAAGCATGGCTATCGGATGGTTGGCAATTGAGAAATAGTGGTGCCAACACCCCGCTCTTTATTTATCCGGATGCCGCCGATAATAGTGCCGTATTGGCTTATTACGATTGGAATGGCTCGCTCAATAATTATCAATACCAAGGTGAAGTTGGTTATAAGGATAATGTTGAGAATGACGATCCTACTGTTTCCTCGACTCTGCCTGGGACTGATAACCAAGCACTATTGGATACCGCCTCTGCATTTATCGATGCTTTAGATAACGGCCGTATTAATAATAGTAGTTACGATTTGTCAGATGTTGATATGCGTATGAACAACATGAGTATCTTCATGGTAGGAATGGCTACCAATGTTTCTGTAAGTTGGGATATTGAAGGGCCCGTTTCAGGTACTATTCCTACGTTGCAGTTTCCGGATGATATAGAAAGTCAATTATCGACAGTGAACTATAAGGGCTATGAGTTTGAGTTGACATTATTTGGCTTTGATGAATCTCTTAGCTGGGCCGACTATCTTAGCGAACGTATTGAGCAAACGCGGACACCGAGCCTTATTGCAACGGATAGCCGTTTTGCGCATTATCGATTTATGGGGCTTTATGGAACTCCCCAGTAATAAAAAAACCCTGCTTCGGCGGGGTTTTTTATTGTTTGCACCATTCTCATAACGCCTATTATGGGAACTGCTTTTTCCCTTTCTAAAGAGCCTTTTATCTGTGGTCAGGGGCGCGGACCGCTACAGATGTTGCTAGCCATGGCCGTTTGCAATTAACACCGGTCATTAAACCCTTAACCTGTCTTTAGATAGTCATTATTTGTGCATAAGCTGAGCGTAGATAAGGCTAAAAGCGTGGGGCAGCGTGGGGGAGAAGGTGCAACTGATGTTGGTCGCAGAGTTTGAATCGGCTTTAGACAATGGTTTTAAACCGCCCTTAGAAATCGTCGCAACGGAGATGGTGATTTTTCTGGTGCGCGTGCGCATTGGCGAGCAACTGCTGTGGCTAAAGGAGAACGATGGCAGCCTGCTGCGTTTTACCTCCTCCCAGCAGGCGTGCCGCTGGCTGTGGGACCGCGGGGTGCGCGAAGCCACCTTGGTCACGCAAGGCTATTGGGATGCCGAAGTCGGTGGTGGCTCTGATCCTGGCATTCGCCACCCTCTGCTTTTTAAAGAGCGGCCATAAAACCGCCATTTTCGCCAGCCTCTTGATAAGGTAGGGTGAGCTAAAAAGCCGCATTGGGGTTTTATGATTGATTTTACTAATAAACTCTCCACAACCCGCTTTTATGACGTCGACAGCGATCAAGTGAATCACGGCCGTAAGCCGGCCTTGTCGCAATACGAAAGTGACCGTGGCCGCATCATCAATTCGGCAGCGGTGCGCCGCTTGCAACAAAAGACCCAGGTCTTTCCCCTTGAGCGCAACTCGGCGGTACGCAGCCGTTTAACCCACTCCTTGGAAGTGCAGCAAGTTGGCCGCTTTATCGTCCAAACCATTTTTAAAAAGCTTGGTAAAGATGCCACTGCCAATTACGGCCTGCAGGGCTTAGAGCGCCACTTGGAAAGCTTGGTAGAAATGGCCTGCTTGATGCACGACATCGGTAATCCGCCCTTTGGGCATTTCGGTGAACAGGCTATCAACGACTGGTTTAAAAAGAACCTTGATAGCAGTTTGCCGACGACCGATGGCAAACCACTGCTGTTAAGCGGCGCTCTGGTTCGCGACCTTTGCGGCTTTGAAGGTAATGCCCAGGGCATTCGCTTGGTGCATAGCCTTTTGAATTTGAACCTTACCTTCACCCAAATCGCCGGCATCCTTAAATACACCCGCTGCGGTACCGAGCCTAAGCCCGAGGCGAATTATCTTCAGAAAAAAGTAGGCTTTTATTTCAGCGAAGCCGCCTTTGTCGGCCAGCTTTGCCAGCATTTGCAAATGGGGGCAGGCTGTCGTCACCCGGTGTCTTACATCATGGAAGCGGCGGACGACATTTCCTACTGCATTGCAGATTTAGAAGACGCGGTGGAAAAGGGGATTTTAGATCTCGACAAGTTAATTGCCGCCTTTACCGAGGAGTTTCAAAGCCTTTGCGCTGAATACCGTTTATCGATGGATTGGCCAGAGGCCTATCAGCTGCCCAGCAAATTAGTAAAGGCGCAGAATAAGGCTCAGCGTTTTGATGCCATTGGTACCGGCCAGTTCTTTATCGACTTTCGGCTGATGGTGCTGCACCCCTTGGTGGACTATGCGGCTGAGCGTTTTATTGAGCATATCGACGCTGTCTATCACGGCCAATTCAACCAAGCCCTCTTGGAAGACAGCAGCTATGCCCATGCTGTGGCGCAGAGTCTAAAGAATGTCGCTTTTAAATATGCCTTCTGCGACAAGGAAGTGGAGGCCAGAGAGCTGCAAGGCTACCGGGTTATTGCTGGGCTTTTGGATATTTACCAGCCGTTATTAAGCAAATCTCGCCAGCAATTTGACCGGATCATGACCCAGCACAAAGACGCGCCGCTGCTGGAGAAGCGATTATTTAAAAAGTTGTCCGGGAAGCATATCCACGCCTACAACAAAGCGGTTGTTGGCCAAGATGATGCTACCGAGTTTTATTATCGCTGCCGGCTTTTACAAGATTACATCAGTGGCATGACCGACCAATTCGCATATGACGAATACCGGGCCTTGATGGTCAGTGATAAATAGCCGCCGCTACTGCTGGAGCTTACCTCATGTTTATTTTATCGCTGACATACCAAAAACCGCTGGCAGAGGTAGACCAGTTTGTTGATGCCCATCGCGCTTGGCTAAAAGCGGGTTATAAAAGAGGCTTTGTGCTGGCTTCTGGCCCGAAAAAGCCGCGCGATGGTGGGGTGATCCTCTGCCGGTTAGTAGATAGAGAGGCGGTTGAGGCGTTCTACCACAACGACCCTTTTTTTAAAGAAGGTATCGCCCAATATGAGGTGATGGAATTTAGTGCCAATATGGCCGGCCTTGGCCTGAATGCCTTATTGGACTAAGGGCTAACCTTCGGCTTTGGCCCGCGAAAACAGGCGCTTTATGCCGCCCTTTTTACAAAGAAGCCCTGATTGCCACGCTCAGGGCTTTTTCGTTCTCAAGGGGCCAAAATGCTTTACAACACTAGACAGCACCACGCCATTACCGGACACTGCGCCTTTTCACGGTTGGGAAAGCGGTTATGGCGTTAGGTGCCACCATCTATAAAGCACAGGTCAATATCAGTGACCTAGAGCGTCATTACTACGGCGACCATGCCTTAACCCTGGCCTGCCATCCCTCAGAAACCGAGCTGCGGCTGATGGTGCGGTTACTGACTTTTATTGCCTATGCTGATGAAAACCTCTCTTTTACCAAAGGGCTTTCGACCGACGACGAGCCCGACCTTTGGTTAAAAGCCGCTGATGGCCGTATTTTGCTATGGATTGAGCTGGGTGAGCCCAGCGTAAAACGCATTAAACAGGGCCTGTCTCGCAGCGAAAGGGTATTGGTATGCAGCTATGGTGCCCGCAGCGCCGAGCAATGGTGGAAGCAGTTTGGCGATGAAATCAAAGGCTTGAAGCGGCTTGAGGTGTTGAATCTGGGCTTTGAACAGCTGCCACGCCTAGAAGCGTTTGCCCAGCGTAATATGACCCTGAGCGCGACGTTTATGGAAGGTGCTTGGTTACTGACTGACGGTGAGCGTTCCGACGAGTTTCATTTTGAACGCTGGCTGTAATGATAAAAAAGCCCGCCGTAAGGCGGGCTTTTTTATCGCTCAAAACAGTTAAAAGCTGAGCTTAAAATTCACCCTAACGTTGCGGCCGGGTTGGCTATAACGGTCAAGGTTGGTACTGCTGTCGCTGAGGGTGCGAATTTGGTTCCAAAGCCAGTATTTTTTGTCCAACAGGTTAAAGACACCCACTGACAACTTCAGGTTAGCCATCGGTTTGTAGTAAGCCGTGGTATCGAGCACCGTAAAGCTGGGGGTGGCCAGCCACTGGCTGCTGCTGGTGATGTCGCTTTGGCGTTTAGCGGCGGTCCAGGTGGCGTGTAGGCTGCTACCCCAATCACTGCCGGGAGCGTCGTATTGTACGCCCGCCACTATGGTCATCGGTGAGATACTGTCTAGCGGCATGTTCTTGGTAACGTTGCCACTGGCATCTTCATAACTGCTGTAGCTGCCATCGGCGTAGGCAGCCGATGCACTTAGCACAATGCCACGGGTTAACTGACTGCTCAGCACCGATGCCAATTCCAGCTCGCCACTGAGCTCCACCCCTTTAATTTCCACACCGTTGAGGTTCACAGTTGTAAATTCCCCAGTGGGATATTCAGTGCTGGCACCCAATGAATATTGCTGCTGGATGAAATTGCGGTATTTATTGTCGTAGACCGCCAGTTGCGCATAGCCGTAGCGCCCAGCCATGCGCAGCCCTAGCTCGGCGAAGGTGCTTTCTTCCGGTTTGAGATTAGGGTTGGGTTTGATGAGGTAGCCATAGCTATAGCTGCCAAAACTGCCGGAATGCTCGTAGTAGTAGTAGAGGTTTTCAAAGCTCGGTGCCCGAAAGCCGCTGCCATAACGGGCGTACAGCGAATAGACATCGGTCAGCGCCCAGTTCATGCCAAGCTGCGCTGTTAACTTATTGCTTTTATTGGTGCCCCAGTCGGTGGTGACATACTGATCGGCGTCGGCATTGTAGCGGTAGTTGTCGTAACGCAACGCCGGTAGCAGGGTGAAGCTGTCCGTTAGCTGCCAGCTGTCAGACAGATACAAGCCGTAATTATCGCCGGTGGCGTTGGGTGAAAAACGGCTGGTGGTGGTAGTGCCCGAGGCGGTTTCGTGCACCAGATTTTGGTATTTTTGGTAGCGGTAGTTAAGGCCGTAACTCAGCAGATGGTTGCCAAGCTGTTTGCTTAAATCGACTTTCCCTTGCCAGCCTTTTTGCGCATACAAGCGGTTGTATTGGTTGCTGCTAGACGGATTAAGGGTATAGCTCTTGGTGCGGGTCTTTTGGTAATCAACTTGCCATTGCAGTTGGTCGTAAAAGGCGGTTGCCGAGGTACTGACCTGGTAAAGGCCTAAATGGTTGCGGGTAACATCATCTTGCTGAATTTCTGGTTCGTCTGAGCTGCTTTCGGAATAAAGGTCGAAGTCTGACTGGTACTCATAGTGTTCGGCGGTTACACCGAACGCATTTTGGCTGTTGGCATACCAGATAAGTTTGCCTAGCACGTTGTCAGACTGGGTATCACCGGGGTCAACGGCGCCGCGGCTTGAGCCACTGATATCACTGCCGCCACCGTGATTTTCTGTTTCTTGGCCATCGCGGTGGGTATAAATAAGCAACGACTCCACCGCGCCAGTGCGGTTGGCTAGGGTGCCACTTTCGGTGTATTGCTCCGAGTCGCTGCGATAACCGCCTTCCAGGCCGAGGTAGCTGTCGTTACCGTTGCTATCAAGAAAGTCCGCCGGATCTTTGGTTTTAAATGCCACCACACCCCCTAATGCACCGGAGCCCGCGCTAACATCGCCGCCTTTGACAATTTGCATTTGCGATAGCGCGTCAACATCCAAGGTGTTGCGGCCGGCATTTAAGTAGGTGCTTGAGGTTGGGGTATAGGTGTCGGCCATTTCCACGCCGTCTACCAGCACTTTGACCCTATCTCCATCCAAGCCACGAATATTGATGGTGCCAATACCACCGCCACCGCGACTGTTGGGGGTAACGGTTACGCCTGGCTCATAACGCAATACATCACTTAAGTCGGTACTTAGGGTGCGGCTTATTTGCTGGGCGTTGATGGTGGTAACGGCAGTGTCGGGCTTGGCAAGCTGTGCCTTTTGTCCTTGCACCAAAATGTGTTCCAGACCATCGCTTGTCTGGGGGGCTTGGTTGCTGGCCTGTTCGGTAGCCAAGGCTTGGCTGACGGCTAAACTCAGCGCGAAGAGTGCAAACCGTGGGGGGACTTTCATTGCGTGCATTTCCCTGTATTTGGCAAAGTGCAGGCAAGATTACCAATTATTAAATGAGAATCAATATCATTTAATAATTATTCTCATTTGTTATCCCAGTATGGGCTGTTTGTCTTCTTCTGGTCACAAAAAAGCCCTGCTTTTGACAGGGCTCTTGGGATGCATGCTAAACAGCCGCTTATTGCTGGGCCAGCAACGACTCGGCCAAGTCGCCAGGTTCGACTTCCAGGCCTTCAAGGTCGTCGTTCCAGTCGGGGCCAACCAAAATGTCGTCTTCAGCAAGGTTTGGCAGCCACAGTTCAACAAAGTCTGCCAAGCTGACACGTTCTGCTTGGTAGTCATCCCATTGCTCCACACAATGGCGCTGGGCTTCGGCCTTGGAAGACCAGAACGGCATAACTTCGGTGTCTTCAAATTCCGCAGAGTCGCAGATCACCCAGCCTTCTTCGCAGCTCAGGCTCCACAGTTCGCCTGTTTCCTGAATGCGGGCAAGGAAGGTGTCGTAGCTTTTTTGCCATTGGGTCATGGGAGCTGATCCTTTAATGGTGGGACCGCGACATTATCACCTTTATTTGCCGGCCGCGCCCGATTATTTTACGGCCACTCTCTGGCAGCAAGGCTCTGCGCCACCCAAAAAGATAAAGAACAGCTGCAAAAAAACCGGAACAGGGTTCCGGTTTTTGATGCATAAAGCCAGGTTTAAGGGTGAACCAAGTGCCATTTACCACCCTTGCCGTCACCACTGACATCACCAGGCTTTTTGTCTTTTACCCAGTAATAAAGTGGCCAACCTTTATAAGCCCACTGCATAGAGCCGTCTTGGCGTTTGATAACGCTGTAATCACCCTCAGCCATAGCGCCCGCTTTGGCCATTAACGGTGGCCATTTTTCGGCGCACTTACCGTTACAGTTGCTGATGCCTTTTTTATCTTTATCAAAGGTATAGAGTGTCATTCCCTTGGCGTCAGTCAACACTTTACCTTTGGCTGAGTCATGGGTCATAACCGGCACGGCGGCCATGGCCAGCATCGGGGATAAGACCAGGGTTGCGGCCAGTGTGGTTAGCAGTTTCATACCATCTCCTTGTGGTGGACGACATAGTCCAACGCGATTGCATTGTGCTGTCGGCAAGCTATACGGCAAGGTTGCAGAAAATGGATGACAACCAGCCCTACCAGGGGCATTTAAGTGCGCTTTTTGATGAAAATAAGCGGCGATAATCGCCTATTAAAAGCGATATTTTTCAAATAACTAGTTTCTTCCTGTCTGATTTTTAAACACATTGACTGTTGCGCTGCCATTTTATCTTTCCCTGTTGGCGATGATTACGGCACTGGCAATTTAGTCTTGTAATTGGCGAAATAATAATTGCTGTAGGCTGGTCGCGTTGATGAAAAACCTCACACACGCGGAGATAAAAATGATTGATTATCAACTCAGTAATAAAAAAGCCATGGTGACCGGCGGCGCTTCGGGTATTGGTCTGGCTTGTGCTGAGGCGCTGGCGGCCAGCGGCGCCGCTATTGCCCTTTGGGACCTCTCTCAAGACGCCCTTGATACTGCTAAAGCGAAATTGGCTCAATACGATGTGCCCTGTATTACCGTCATTGCTGATGTCAGCGATCCGGCGTCTGTGGATGCTGCCATGCAAGCGACTGTTGCGGGGCTGGGTGGCCTCGACATCGCCGTGAACAATGCCGGTATTGGTGGCGCTGCTGCCAAGTCTGGTGATTACCCCATCGACAGCTGGGATAAGGTGATCGCCGTTAACCTCAGTGGGGTTTTCTATTGCCAGCGCGCAGCCCTGCAAGTGATGACCAAGCAAAAATCCGGCAGCATCATCAATATGGCGTCGGTGTTGGGGCAAGTAGGTATTGCCTTGTCGTCGGCTTACGTTGCCGCAAAACACGGCGTGGTAGGGATGACCAAGTCCGCCGCATTAGAACATGCCGAAGATGGCGTGCGCATTAACTCGGTGGGGCCGGCATTTATTCATACGCCACTGGTGGATAAAACCCTGTCGCCAGAGGCGCAAGACTTTTTGGCGAGCAAGCATGCCATGGGCCGGCTTGGCCAACCGCAAGAAATTGGCCAGTTGGTGGCTTGGTTGGCCAGTGACGCCGCCTCGTTTGCAACCGGTACTTATTACGCTGTTGATGGCGGCTATCTCGCCAGCTAAATAACCACCTCCGACGCTTGCAACAGTGCCGCTAACCAATCCACAAAGTGCTTTACCCTGCTACTGTGATGGCGTTTTTGCGGGTACAAGATGGCTAGCGGCATGGCGTTGGGGGGAAAGTCGGCCAGCACTTCGGTGAGCTGGCCGTTTTGGATCTGCGCTTTCACGTCGTAAAGGGGCGCTTGCACTAAACCAAACCCTGCCAAGGCTGCCGCCATGTAGGCGTCAGCGCCGTTAGTCACTAACGGATGCGCCAGCATCACCTCTTCATATTTGCCATTTACCTTAAATTCCAAGGCTTCAATACGGCCGCTTGAGGGCAGGGCATAACCCACCATTTGCTGCCCAGCCAAGGCTTTGGGGTGCTGTGGCGTGCCAAATTGGGCTAAATAGGCGGGGCTTGCCAGGGTAACCAGCGGCATTTTCCCGAGCCGTTTGGCAATCAGGCTGCTGTCTTGCAGCTCGCCCGCCCGCAGCACTGCATCAACGCCTTCTTTAACAAGGTCGATGGGTTTATCGGAAATGCTCAAATGCAATTGGATGTCGGGATAGCGCTGATGAAAGTCACTGAGGGCTGGCACCACCACTAGCCTTGCCAGGCGGCTGGGTAAATCAATACGCAATAAGCCCCCCACGCTTTCTTGAGGCCCGAACAGGTTTTCCAGTTCATCCCACTCTGCCAGCAGTTGCCGCGCCTTGGCCAAAAACAACTCGCCTTCGTTAGTCAGGCTGACCTGCCGGGTGGTACGCAGCAGTAGCTGGGTTTGAATTTGCCCTTCCAGGCGCTGAATAGCTTGTGTCACCGTCGAGCGCGGCAAGTTTAAGCTGGCGGCCGCCTGGGTAAAACTGCGGCTTTCACTGACCCGCTGAAAAATGGCTAAGGTACGCAGTCTGTCCATATTGTTCGTAAATCCCAAACAGTAAAACTGTATTGAGTGTATTTATCGTGAAGCCAAAAACAAAGATGCTGTGGTTAATCAGCAGTGGAGGTTGAGATGAAAACACGTCAATTAGGGCAAAATGGCCCACAGGTGAGCGCTCTGGCACTGGGCTGCATGGGAATGAGTGAGTTTTATGGAAGCCGCGATGATGGCGAGTCACTGGCAACCTTGGATCTTGCCTTGGAAAAAGGCCTGAATTTTTGGGACACCGCCGATATTTACGGCCCACACAACAACGAAAAGTTACTGGCGACCGCCCTAAAAGGCCGCCGTGACCAGGTTTTTTTAGCCAGCAAATTTGGCATTGTGCGTGACGCCAATGACGCTAAAAAAAGAGGCGTTAACGGTCGTCCTGAGTACGTTAAAAGCGCCATTGAAGGCAGCCTTAAACGCCTGGGCACTGAGCATCTGGACCTTTACTATCAGCACCGCATGGACCCAGATGTCCCGGTAGAAGAAACTGTCGGCGCCATGGCGGACTTGGTCAAAGAAGGCAAGGTGCGCTTTTTGGGGTTAAGCGAAGTGGATGCCCAAACCCTGGCCCGAGCCCACAAGGAGCACCCCATTAGCGCCGTGCAAAGTGAATATTCTTTGTGGACCCGCGACCCGGAAAAATCGGTATTGGCGAGCTGCCAACAGCTTGGGGTGGCCTTTGTGGCATACAGCCCCTTGGGCCGCGGCTTCTTAAGTGGCGCCATTCGTAGTATTGACGATTTTGAAGCCGACGATTTTCGCCGTTTTAACCCGCGTTTTCAGGGCGAGAATTTTCAGCGTAACCTCGCGTTGGTGGATGCGGTCAATGATTTGGCTAAAGACAAAGGGGTTACCCCGAGTCAGCTGGCTTTAGCGTGGCTACTGGCTAAGGCCGAACACGTTATTCCGCTGTTCGGTACCAAAAAACGCCGTTATTTGTTGGATAACATTCAAGCGCTTGATG
Encoded here:
- a CDS encoding YciI family protein, which produces MFILSLTYQKPLAEVDQFVDAHRAWLKAGYKRGFVLASGPKKPRDGGVILCRLVDREAVEAFYHNDPFFKEGIAQYEVMEFSANMAGLGLNALLD
- the groL gene encoding chaperonin GroEL (60 kDa chaperone family; promotes refolding of misfolded polypeptides especially under stressful conditions; forms two stacked rings of heptamers to form a barrel-shaped 14mer; ends can be capped by GroES; misfolded proteins enter the barrel where they are refolded when GroES binds), with amino-acid sequence MAAKDVKFGNDARTKMLKGVNILADAVKVTLGPKGRNVVLDKSFGAPLITKDGVSVAKEIELEDKFENMGAQMVKEVASKANDEAGDGTTTATVLAQAIVNEGLKAVAAGMNPMDLKRGIDKAVIKAVEELKALSVPCSDSKAIAQVGTISANADETIGNILAEAMDKVGKEGVITVEEGQGLQDELDVVEGMQFDRGYLSPYFINNPDNGSVELDSPFILLVDKKISNIREMLPTLEGVAKSGKPLLVIAEDVEGEALATLVVNTMRGIVKVAAVKAPGFGDRRKAMLQDIAILTGGTVISEEIGMELEKAGLEELGQAKRVVITKDETTIIDGIGEAAAIDARVKQIRAQIEESSSDYDKEKLQERVAKLAGGVAVIKVGAATEVEMKEKKARVEDALHATRAAVEEGVVPGGGVALVRVASKVTDLTGDNEDQNHGIKIALRAMEAPLRQIVSNAGGEASVIAAKIKEGTANFGYNAGNDTYGDMLEMGILDPTKVTRSALQFASSVAGLMITTEAMVTDKPAKNDAPAAAPDMGGMGGMGGMM
- a CDS encoding DUF6482 family protein, with amino-acid sequence MLVAEFESALDNGFKPPLEIVATEMVIFLVRVRIGEQLLWLKENDGSLLRFTSSQQACRWLWDRGVREATLVTQGYWDAEVGGGSDPGIRHPLLFKERP
- a CDS encoding YaeQ family protein — its product is MALGATIYKAQVNISDLERHYYGDHALTLACHPSETELRLMVRLLTFIAYADENLSFTKGLSTDDEPDLWLKAADGRILLWIELGEPSVKRIKQGLSRSERVLVCSYGARSAEQWWKQFGDEIKGLKRLEVLNLGFEQLPRLEAFAQRNMTLSATFMEGAWLLTDGERSDEFHFERWL
- a CDS encoding co-chaperone GroES; translated protein: MKLRPLHDRVIVKRIEVEAKSAGGIVLTGSAAEKSTRGEVLAVGQGRVLDNGEVKPLDVKVGDKVIFNDGYGVKAEKLDGEEVLIMSEADILAIVEG
- the dgt gene encoding dGTPase → MIDFTNKLSTTRFYDVDSDQVNHGRKPALSQYESDRGRIINSAAVRRLQQKTQVFPLERNSAVRSRLTHSLEVQQVGRFIVQTIFKKLGKDATANYGLQGLERHLESLVEMACLMHDIGNPPFGHFGEQAINDWFKKNLDSSLPTTDGKPLLLSGALVRDLCGFEGNAQGIRLVHSLLNLNLTFTQIAGILKYTRCGTEPKPEANYLQKKVGFYFSEAAFVGQLCQHLQMGAGCRHPVSYIMEAADDISYCIADLEDAVEKGILDLDKLIAAFTEEFQSLCAEYRLSMDWPEAYQLPSKLVKAQNKAQRFDAIGTGQFFIDFRLMVLHPLVDYAAERFIEHIDAVYHGQFNQALLEDSSYAHAVAQSLKNVAFKYAFCDKEVEARELQGYRVIAGLLDIYQPLLSKSRQQFDRIMTQHKDAPLLEKRLFKKLSGKHIHAYNKAVVGQDDATEFYYRCRLLQDYISGMTDQFAYDEYRALMVSDK
- a CDS encoding FxsA family protein, translated to MFGRLFLLFLIVPFIEITLLIKLGGIIGVVPTVALMIITAVVGAKLVRQAGFATWTQAQQRMANGEMPGQQICEGLVLLIAGVLLMTPGLLTDIAGIVLLLPNVRRKLAAQLGKRMVVQTVGGAQGPFNGGGQEPPHYRQNHTIDGEFERKD